The genomic DNA TGATTCATGTGCAATTCCGGCTGCGGCAGGAGAATTCCACCACGCAACCGTGCGATTTGGCAAATCAGTTCGCGCCCATGAAATCGCGCTTGCCGATTTCGACGCCGTTGTGGCGCAAGATTGCGTGGGTCGTCGTGGCGTGAAAATAGAAATTCGGCAGCGAGAAGGCGCTCAGGAATTGCTGGCCCTTCATGGTGATGGATTTGTCCGGGCCGGCCGGGAAGGTGACGTCCTTGGTCTCGGCGCCCTCGAATTGCTCCGGCTTGAATGACTTCACGTAGTCGATGGTCTTCGCCAGCCGCTGCTTCAACTCCGCGAAGCTCGTCTCGGTGTCGGGCGTCGAGGGGACCTCGCTATGCGTCAGGCGGGCACAGCCCTTGGCGGCGAAATCGCTGACGAGCTGGACCTGCTTCGACAGCGGCAGCATATCCGGAAACAAGCGCGAGCCGAGCAGGACGCTGGGATCGATCTTCTTGGCCGCACAATGCGCCTCGGCTTTGGTAAGCAGCCCGGTCACGCTGTTCAGCATTTGCAAATAGGCAGGGACGACCGCGTCGTAGAAGGACATGTGATGCTCGCTTGTGAATGGGAAACCTCAGGAGAAAACCTGATCCACTCACATGGGAGGCTCATGGAAAAATACAATCGCGGGGAGGGCTTGTGCGGTGCGAAAATTCTATCGCACCACGCCCGCCGGCTGCGCCTGCGCCGTGCTGCCGCGCAGCCGTGCCAGCAGCTCGGCGGTCGGCCAGGAATCCGCGGGCAGGCCGAACTTGATCTGCATCGCCTTCACGGCGGCGCGGCTCTGCTGGCCCATCACGCCGTCGACCTTGCCGACATTGAAGCCGGCACGCACCAGGAGCTGCTGCAATTCCTTGAGCTCGTTGAACGGCAGCTGCGGGACCGGTTGGGCCGGCTTGCGCATGGGAGCTGCACCCGCAATGCGTGAGGCGAGATAGCCCGCCGTGGTCGAATAGATCAGCGAGTTATTCCACTCGGTGTAGGCCGCGAAATTCGCATAGGCCATGAAAGCCGGCCCAAAGCGTCCCATCGGCAGCAGCACGGACGCCGGCAGATTGTCGTTCGGCAGGGGACGGCCGTCGGGATAGGTGACGCCGAGTTGCGCCCAGGTCGAGCGCGGCTCCTTCACCGTGAGATCGGTCTTGTCCCACGGCAGGTTTGGCGGCACCTTGATCTCCTCAAGCCAGGGTTCGCCGCGCCGCCACTTCAAGCCGTTGGCGATGTAATTTGCGGTTGAGCCGATCACGTCGGCCGGCGAGCGCAACAGGTCGCGACGCCCGTCGCCGTCATAGTCGACGGCGTAGTTGGCGTAATGCACCGGCAGGAACTGGGTCTGCCCGAGCTCGCCGGCCCAGGAGCCGATCATCTCGTCGGGATGCAGATCGCCGCGGTCGATGATCTTCAGCGCGGCGATGGTCTCGCCCACGAACATCTCGGAGCGGCGGCAGTCATAGGCGAGCGACACCAGCGATTTCAGCGTCGGCAGATTGCCCATGTTCGCGCCGAAGTCGCTTTCCAGCCCCCAGAATGCGGCGATCACCGCCGGCGGTACGCCATATTCCTTCTCGGCGCGCGCGAACGCGCCCGCATGTTGCTTGATGTGCTGCTGGCCGTTCTGCATGCGATAGGGCGCGGCCATGCGTCCGGCGAATTCAGTGAAGAGCTGGCCGAACACGCGCTGGCCGCGGTCGCGGTTGACGATGCCCTGGTCGTAGATGAGATAAGGCGAGGCCTCCGCGATCGTCCGCTGCGACACGCCGGCCGCCACCGCTTGGCTCTTCACGTCGGCCAGGAAGCGATCGAAGCTCGCGCCATTATGACAAGAAGCCGCGCGCGGCGAGGGCACGGAGGCTCTTGGCGCGACAGGCCTGGCGGGCGGCGGCGCGAGCTGGGCGGAGGCGCTGGCGGGGCATGCGAGGAGCGCGGCGGCCGCAATCGCAAATCGGATCTGGAGCATGGGGGTTCCGGCGGGGAGGGCAGGCGTGGATTCGCCCGAAGTCTAGGTGAAGTGACGGCTCCAGACCATACTTTCCATGCCGTGCCGCTTGGCATGCGAGCGAGCCGCTGTCGCGGGGATTAGCCGAACAGCCGCATCAGCAGCGCCTTCCCGACCGGAAGTGCCCTGACGCCCCGATACGCGCGGACATATTCGCCGGCATAAAACGCTCTGATCGCATGCACGCGCGTGTCCATCCCCTCCTCAAACCGCACGGCAAATCCATCCGTGGTGCGTCGGACCACGACGGCCGCGATCGAGCGGCCGTAGATCTTGCATTCGATCGTGCTGCCGGGGAGCGGCGGATCGGGATCGATCAGCCGGGCGCCGGTGATGGAGATGTCGGCGAGCCGCGCCAGATGCGACTTGCCGGCCTGACGCAGGAGGATGGCTTCGTTGCGATCGAAGCGCTCCGCCTTGCGCTTGCGCGGTTGCTCGATGCAGACGAAGCAGACCACGGTGAGGATGAGCGCGTTGTAGAGGCTCCAGGCCAGCGCCAGTCCGCCATAGGCGATGTTCTCGCCGCGAAGGTGCAGGATGAAGGCATAGGCGATGGCGGCGAGCGTGATGAGAAGGGCGCAGCCATAGAGCCGCAGCAGCGGCCATTCGACAAATCGCCTGTCGCGGTCGCCGCCCTTCGCGGTCACCCTGAATTTATGCCCTTTCGGCTTCGTCAGACCGGTGGCGACGGCCTTGAGCACCGCGGGCGCGGCGATGAGTTGCGACACGTCCGTCATCATGGCGAGCGAACGGCCGCGCGACAGCCAGGCCATGGTGAGACCGTGCCAGACGTAGAACGGCAGGAAGAAGCGTAGCAGTTCGGTGAGGTTCGCCTGCACGGCCTTGATGCCGAACAGCAGGAACAGCCATGGCACCACGAGCCCGGCCACCTTCGAAACGTAGACTGCCGACCAGCTCATGAAGGCGTCCACAAGGGACAGTCGGTCGATGAAGGAGAGTTTAGACCCCTGCGAGAGCGGTCCGCTGCGGCCGCGGACGATCTGCATGAAGCCAAGGCACCAGCGCGCGCGCTGGGTGATGTATTCCTTCAGCCCCTCCGGCGCGAGTCCGATCGTCAGCCGCTCGTTGAGATACACCGTGGTGAGGCCGAATTCCTTCAGGCGCAACGTCACGAGATAGTCTTCCGTCACGGACTCGGTTGGAAAGCCGCCGATCTGCACCAGTCCGTCGTATCGAATGAGCGATGAGGTGCCGCAGCAGAAGGCGACACCCCAGGCGTCCTTTGCCGGCATCAGGATGTCGAAGAAGAACCGCTGCTCGTCCGGCCAGACGTCGGTTGCGGCAAGGTTGGTCTGGATTGGATCGGGATTGATGAAGTGCTGCGGTGTCTGCACCACGCCCACCGAGGCATCGTCCATCAGCGAGACGGTTCGCGCGAGGAAGTCGGGCCGCGGCACGAAGTCGGCGTCGAGGATGGCGATGAAGTCAGGCCGCTCCGATAGTGTGCCGACATGCCTGAGGGCATGGTTGATGTTGCCGGCCTTGGCGTGATGGTTGTCGCGGCGCGTGAGATAGTGACAGTTGAGCTCGCCCGACAGGCGCCGCAGCCACGGCCGGCGGCCGTCGTCGAGCACCCAGACCCGGTAATTGCCGTACTCCATTCCGGTCGCGCCGATGATCGTGCGCTCCAGGATCGATCGCTCCTCGTTGTAGGTGCAGATGAAAACGTCGATCAGCGGCGCGGCGGGATCGGTGGCGCGGCCGTCGATCCTGGACGATCCGGTACGGTCGACCGTTCGGCTCAGGAAGAACAGCGACAGCGTGACCGCGACGAGCGAGGCCACTTCCAGCAGCATGAAGGGATAGCCGATTACCGCATCGGCCGTCAGATGCGGCGGCGGAAGAGTTGCCGTGACGCGCCAATGGAGATAGCGGAGCAGGAAAACGAGTGACACGATGGCCAGCAACGAGCGCGCCTTCGTGCTGTCGCGCCGCAACAGCGGCACGATAGCCATGAAGGCGCCGAGCGTGATCAGGCCGGGTGTCAGCGCCGCCATCACGACGCGGGCTCATGCCTTGCAAACACGACGCGTCCGGTGCGACCGACGGTGCAGGTGCGCGCGGCGATATCGCCCAGCGCGACGGTCACGCGATAGGGCTCCTTGCTCAGCGCGTCGGGATTGATGGCGAGGTTGGCGGGCGCGCCGGCGGCACCGGTCAGATTGACGACGGCACCGGAGATCGCGTCGCCGCCGTCGTTCGGCTCGAACGTCGCGCGGTCGCCGAGCTGCAAGCGGTTGTAGACGCTTTCGGTGACGTTGGCGGTGATGACGGCGCCGCTGCAATCGAGCACCTTGAGCAGGGGCTGGCCGGCCTGCACGTCCTCACCGGGTGAGGTCATCATCTCCCAGACGCGGCCCGCGACGGGTGTCGTGATGTTGGCCTCGGAGAGATCGGCGAAGCGAACCTCCTCGACGATGATCTCGTTGCCGAGCCAGGCGATCTCGGTGTCGCCGCGGACAAGATCGGCCTCGAGGTCGCCGGCGCGCTGACGCATCTCCTCCTCGCGTTGCACCGAGCTGGGCCGGTCGTTGTAGCTGTCGCCGAGGAACGAGCCATTCTGTGCGGCGGCAAGCTCGACCTTGGCGGCATCCAGCCGCTTGCGCGCGCCGAGCTCGGTCTGCTGCGACACCGAGAGCTCGCGTGTCAGGCGGGCCAGCTCGACGGTCGAGACATTGCCGGATTTCGCCAGCGAGGAGGCACGTTCCACCGCGGCGCTGGCCTCGTCCCGCCGCGCGGCCGCTGCTTCGATCGAGGTCTGGATCTCCGCGATACGGGCCTCGAGCTGCAGCACGCGTCCCTCGCGGAATTGCGCGGCCTGCCGCGCCAGATCCTTTTGCGCGGCCTGAGCCAAGGCAAGTTTTGCGGCAAGGCTCGGCCGCTCGTTCTCGAGGCGCGCTTTCTGCCGCCGGAGATCGTCGAGCCGGGTGCGGTCGCCGCGCGAGTTCACGACGCGCAGGACCACGGTTCCGGCATCGAGCCTGGCCTGATCGGTGACGTGCCGGACGGCCGATACGCGCCCGCCAATCGGCGTGCGCAGGGTGACGAGGCGCGAATTCAGCACCGCCTCGACGCTCGAATTCTCCCACAACGCGCGCAGCGGCAGCCAGCCGAAAATCGCGATGATGGCAAGTCCGATGACGATCTTGGTGCTCCGCCGCAGGCGGGACCAGCGACGCGGCGCGTCCGGCGCGATCGGCGCTTCGGGTGCGCGGCCGGGCTCGTCGTTGGCGAACATCTGCTCGTACAGCGCTTCCTGCAATCCCTTCGCGTCGGTCCTGGTGTCGTGAGGAGAGGAAGCGGATGCGGGATCGACGGAAGCGGGCGAGCGGTCCATCATGGCGGTCACCTTGCTGACGGGTGCCAACGGAAGCGGTCAATGCGCAACCACCGCGGGGTGTGCCGGGCTACCGCCACTTAAGCGGAGATGCGCTTTCCAGATTGCTAAGCGTCCGTGCGCGTTTTTGCGCAAATCCCGATCAAGGTTTAGCGGGGCCAGCAAGGCTGCTGCCCCAGTCCTGATGCGAGATGGATCTGCGGCCGGGCGACGCACGACCTTGCGGGATCTGGCGGCATTCATAGTTCTGGAGCGGCGGCCGAAGGTTTGCCCGCGGCCGGCCCAGGAGACGGCCATGAACTATCTTCGTACCGCAATGCTGCTTGCAGGCCTGACTGCCCTGTTCATGGGCGTCGGCTATCTGATCGGCGGTGCCTCGGGCGCCATGATCGCGCTCGTCATTGCTGCGGCGACCAATCTCTTCACCTACTGGAACTCCGACCGCATGGTGCTCTCGATGTACGGCGCCCATGAGGTCGACCGTTCGACTGCGCCGGAGCTGGTCGGGCTCGTCGCCGAGCTCGCCGGCCGCGCCGGCTTGCCGATGCCGCGCGTGTTCCTGATGGACGAGGTGCAGCCCAACGCCTTCGCGACCGGGCGAAACCCGGAGAATGCCGCGGTCGCCGTCACCACGGGCCTGATGCGCCAACTCAGCCGCGAGGAGCTCGCCGGCGTGATCGCGCACGAGCTCGCCCATATCAAAAATCACGACACGCTGTTGATGACGATCACTGCGACCATCGCCGGCGCGATCTCCATGCTGGCGCAGTTCGGCATGTTCTTCGGCGGCAATCGCGAGAACAACAATGGTCTCGGCATCGTCGGCTCGATCCTGATGATGATCCTCGCTCCGCTCGGCGCCATGCTGGTGCAGATGGCGATCAGCCGCACGCGCGAATACGCCGCGGATAATCTCGGTGCGCGCATCGCGGGACAACCGATGTGGCTGGCCTCCGCGCTGGTCAAGATCGAGGGTGCCGCGCATCAGGTGCCGAATTACGAGGCCGAGCGAAACCCCGCGACCGCGCACATGTTCATCATCAACCCGCTGTCGGGCCATGGCGTGGACAATCTGTTCGCCACCCATCCCTCGACGCAGAACCGCATCGCCGCGCTCCAGCAGCTGGCGGCCGAGCTCGGCACGCGGGCGGCGCCGTCGGTCGGTGCCAACGAGAACTATCCGCCGGCGGGACCGTGGGGGCGCTCGTCGTCGCGAGGTCCGTCGCGTGGCCCCTCACGTGGTCCTTGGGGCTGACGGAGCCGGCCCGGATCGAGGCCGGTTTTGTGACCTGGCGCACACAGGATCGCCTGATCGGGTGCTAACACGCGCGGGTGATGCTTTCTTCGAAAGGGGATGTGTGGCCGGCCCACTGCCGGTCACCGTCGAAGATGACCAGGTTTGCCATACCATTGCTGATCGTCCTTTGCGTGCTCTTGGGCCTGTCCACGCACATGGTCGTCAATTGCGGCGATGAGGACGATCCCGACATCTGTTCGGCGGTGATCGGCTTCTCGCCGCTGCGCGGCTCGCTGATCGCCTTTGCCTATGAAGGGCGCGGACGGATCGCGCTGCGCCATGGCGACTTCAGGCGGGCGATCGCCGATTTCGACGAGGCGATTCACCTCAATCCCAACCGCGCTGCGCTCTATCGCGACCGCGCGCTCGCGCGCCGCCAGAACGGCGACCTCGAGCTCGCCATCGCCGATTATGACGAGGCGATCGCGCATGATCCCAAGCTCGCTGCGCCCTATCACCAGCGCGGCCTCGCGCTCGCCGCCACTGGCGATCTCGATCGCGCCATCCTGAGCTACAACACGGCGGTCCGCCTCGATCCCAGCAATGCCGAGGCCCGCCTCGACCGAGGCCTCGCGTTCCTCGCCCGCGGCCAGGCCGACGACGCGCGCGCCGATTTCGAGGCGGCGCTGGCGCTGCCATCAGGCAAGGACGGCCGCGCGCGCGAAGCCGCCCGCGCCAAGCTCGCCGAACTCGCGAGCGCCGAGCCGGCGCAGGCGTCCGTGCCGAGGCGATAAAATTCTCGTGGATCTTGCTCTCTGTACCCTCTCTCCCCCTTGTGGGAGAGGGCGGCTCGCCGCGTAGCGGCGAGACGGGTGAGGGGTATCTCTCCGCGCGTGAATCTCTTGCGTTGAGTTTGCGGAGGCAACCCCTCATCCGGCGCCATAGCCGAAGCTTTGCTTCGGCGTTCCTCAGAACGGCGGCCCATGGCCGCCTCCTTCTCCCACAAGGGAGAAGGGAAGAATTCCAGCGCTTACTTCGCCTTCTTGGCTTTCGCCTTCTTCGCCTTGGCAGCCTTCTTCGCCGGCTTCTCGTCCTTGGCCTTCTTCTCCACCTTCACCGCAACCGGCGTGCTGGCGGCGATCCGCATCGACCGCGCGTAGCTGTCGGCGACGTTGTCGGCGGACATCTGTAGGCGCTTGGCGGCAGCGGTGGCCTGCTCCAGAGTGGCCTTGGCCATCATCTTGAAGCGCTCGGCTGTCTCCTTGCTCTTGGCCTTGGCCGCAAGGCCGTTGAAGCGATCCCGCCGCTCCTTGGCGCGGGTCATCAGGCCCGTATGCAGCTGTCTGGCCAGTTGCCGGATCACGACATCCAGGTCGGCGTCCGCCATGTTGTTCTATCCTCTTGAAATCAGGTATCGATGCGGGCGGGACTATGCAGATCGGGCCCCGCCTTGGCAATTCCCGGCCGGGTGTCATCCGCAGCTTCTGGCCGGCCAAAACCAAAAAAGCCGCGCATGGCGCGCGGCTTTCCAATGTTTCGGCGGGGTGCCTTATTTCAGCGAGGCAACCGGACCGTTCGCCGCCGCCGGCTCGGGGTCGAATCCGAACACGCCGACCAGATATTTGTAATAGTCCGGCATCTTCTCCTTGAGCGTCTCGCGCGACTTCGGGTCGTGGAATTCGCTCTTTCCGGCCAGGAAGATGCTGGCGGTCACCGCGAAGAACTCCATGGGATTCTTCATCGCATAGCTGTCCTTGGGCAGCAGGTCTTTGGACTTCGCCAGGGCGTAGTAGGCGATCACGCCCTTGTTGGAATAGCCGTCCGGCAGCAGCCGCGCATGATAGGCGTGAAGCAGCTCGTGCAGCAGCACGGCCTCCTTCTCGTAGCGCATCATGTCCGGGCGCAGCATGATCACGCCGAGCCCCGAATCGACCGCGAGGTCGACGGCGTTCGGATTGGTCCAGCGCTGCTTGTCCGGATCCCACACCGTGAGCGTCCGCGGCGCGGTGCGGCGGATGTCCGGCGTGACCCGGCCGTAGCACGCGGTCGCGGCGCCTTCGTCGAGGCAGGCGAGCTCGCTCGCGACGATCGGCACCGTATGGAAGAAGCGCAGCACGCGCGGCGACAGGCCGGCGCCTTCGACGAGGTCGATCTGCTGCTTCAGATTGTCGGTGAGCTTGTCGACGTCCTTGCGGTCGGAATTCTCCGACAGGTCGAACATGTAGCCGCGGTAGCTCTGGAAGCCCGGTGGCAGCGGCTGTGCTGCATCGGCATCGAGCGATCCGGCATGGGACGGACTGGCGAAGAGCGCGCCGACGATGATTGCGGTCAGCAGCAACGCAATGCGCATGATGAACCCCCTGATGTCACTTCGCCCGGCACAATAGGTCACCGTTGTTTGCGAAAAGTGAGTGGGGCGAGACTAAGGCACCGATGTTGAGGCGTGCTTAACCGTTGGTTGCAGAACGCCGCAGCGGATTAGGGCAGGGTTAACCAAGCATGGATTGGCGGGGCGCTTCGGCGTAACATCGTTCCGGGCAACAAGCCCCTCATCACGAGCCGGAAGGGAGGATGCCATGTATGCCGCCATCCGTCAGGCCAAGGCGAAAAGCGGGAGTGCGGAAGAGCTGGCGCGCCGCATCAAGGACGGCGCCGTTCCGATCATCAGCGACGTCGACGGCTTCCGCGCCTATTACGTCGTCTATGCCGGCGACGACACGGTCACCGCGATCTCGATCTTCGACAAGTTCGAGCAGGCCGAGGAAGCGAACCGGCGCGCGATCGCCTGGATCGAAAAGGATCTCGGCCCGCTGCTCGCCGGGCATGCGAGCGCCGCCGCGGGCCCCGTGATCGTGCATACGCTGGCGTGAGGCGTTGGCGGGTCAGTCGCGCCACATTCTCCGCTGTCATCGCCCGCGAAGGCGGGCGATCCAGTACTCCGTGACAGTTATGATGGAGCCAATGGGCCGCGGCGTACTGGATGCCCCGCCTTCGCGGGGCATGACAGCGGTGTGAGTGGGCTCGCTTCCCGCAAGAGATACTCCCTCACAACTCCCGAGCATTCGAGAACGCAAAACTCGACACCCTTCGCGTCGTCTCATCCAGAATCAGCGTGCGCGTGATCGGCGGCTCGGCGCGCTGGGCGCAGTTTTCGCGCTCGCAGAGACGGCAATTGACGCCGATCGGCGTGCCCTCGGTCTTCTCCAGGTCCATGCCGGCGGCATAGGTGAGGCGCGCGGCATGGCGGATCTCGCAGCCGAGGCCGATGGCGAAGCGCGGTTGCGGCAGCGGGTGCGGCGCGACCGGGCGGCGCACCATCTGCGCGATCGAGAAATAGCGCGTGCCGTCGGACAGCTCGATCACCTGCTTGAGCAGGCGGTCGGGCGTGTCGAAGGTCGAATGCACGTTCCACAGGGGACAGGTGCCGCCGAACTTCGAGAACGGGAAGGTGCCTGACGAGAAGCGCTTGGAGACGTTGCCGGCATTGTCGACGCGCAGCAGGAAGAACGGGATGCCGCGCGCGTTCGGCCGCTGCAAAGTCGTGAGCCGGTGGCAGACCTGCTCGAAGCCGGAATTGAAGCGCTGCGCCAGCACGTGGATGTCGTAGTTCAGCGCTTCGGCGGCGGCGAGGAACGCCGGATAGGGCATCATCACCGCCGCCGCAAAGTAATTGCCGAGCGTGATGCGGAACAGGCGGCGCGGCGCGTCGTCGAGCGGTCCGGCACGGCCGATGATGCTCTCCAGGGCTTGCGCGCATTCCCCTAAGCCAAGCTGGAAGGCGAGCTGGAAGGCGCGGCCGGGCGGGTCGACCAGCTCGGAGATCAGGAGCTGGCGGCGGTGGCGATCGAAACGCCGCAGCGTCTCGCGCATCACGTCGACCGGCATGACGCGGGTCTGGATCGAATGCTTTTCCCGCAGCCGGGCGGCCAGCGCCGCATAGAGTCCTTCGGCCGGCACGTTCAGCTCATCCCGCAACGTCTCGGCGGCCTGCTCCAGCTCCGGAAAATAGTTGCGGTTGGCCTCGATCAGCTCGCGCACCCGCTCGACCGGGTTGGCTTCGTAGCGCGTGCCGACGTCGCGGTCGGCCATTTGCGCTGCGGCCAGCGTCTCGCCCTGGCGGGCCTCGGTATAGGCCGCATAGAGCCGCTGCAGCGCATGGGTGACGCCGGGGCAGAGCTCGGCGAGGTCGCGCAGCTCCTGCTTGGGCACGTCGATCTGGCGGAACAGGGGATCGGAGAAGATCTCGTTGAGCTCGGCGAAGAAGCGGTCTTCGTCGGCGGTGGCGAGGTCGCGCAGATCGAGGTCATAGGTCTCGGCCAGCCGCAGCAATATCTGCGCGGTCACCGGGCGCTGGTTTCGCTCGATCAAATTGACATAGCTCGGCGAGATCCCGAGCCCCTCGGCAATCTGGGTCTGCGACAGCCCCAATTGCTGCCGGATTCTCCGGAAGCGCGGGCCGACGAAGAGTTTCTTGCCGGAACTGGCGGGCATGTCTCGGATCTCCAGAGTCGTACAAGGACAGGCTTGCTGACCTATTATTTTACAATATTTACAAAATAACATCTATTACATGTTCTGATGTTACATGACATCACCAATAAAAAACAAGCCATCTATACGAAGTTTCCGTTTTCGCGTTTAGCTCCTGACACGCATATCGCAATGCACTGTCAAGAATGTCGATGGCCTGCCATCGCCATCGCCAGCAAAGGGATTAGGCACATGAACTATCAGCCGCGCGGCATCAGCACCCTCCAGGGCCCGTCCTCGTATCAGGACGAGGTCAAGGCGGCTCAGGCGCTCCTCGAGACCCAGCCCACCTGGAACGGCGTGTCGGCCGAGGCCGTCGCCCGCATGCGCCTGCAGAACCGCTTCAAGACCGGCCTCGACGTCGCCCGCTACACCGCGGCGCTGATGCGGGCCGACATGGCGGCCTATGACAAGGACCCCACCAAGTACACCCAGTCGCTGGGCTGCTGGCACGGCTTCATCGCCCAGCAGAAGCTGATCTCGGTCAAGAAGCACTTCGGCGGCAAGACCGATCGCACCTATCTGTACCTCTCCGGCTGGATGATCGCGGCGCTGCGCTCCGAGTTCGGTCCGCTGCCCGACCAGTCGATGCACGAGAAGACCTCGGTGCCGGCGCTGATCGAGGAGCTCTACACCTTCCTGCGTCAGGCGGACTCCCGTGAGCTCAACGACATCTTCCGCCTGCTCGACAAGGCGCGCAAGGAAGGTGACACGACCCGTGAGAAGGAGCTGATCGCGAAGATCGACAACTTCCAGACCCACGTCGTGCCCGTCATCGCCGACATCGATGCCGGCTTCGGCAATGCGGAAGCGACCTATCTGCTCGCCAAGAAGATGATCGAGGCGGGCGCCTGCGCGCTGCAGATCGAGAACCAGGTCTCGGACGAGAAGCAGTGCGGCCATCAGGACGGCAAGGTCACCGTGCCGCACGAGGTCTTCCTGGCGAAGATCCGCGCCTGCCGCCATGCCTTCCTCGAGCTCGGCGTCGAAGACGGCATCGTCGTGACCCGCACCGACTCGCTCGGCGCCGGCCTGACGCAGCAGATCGCCGTCAGCCACAAGCCCGGCGACCTCGGCGACCAGTACAACAGCTTCCTCGATTGCGAGGAGATCACTGCGGAGAACGCTCGCAACGGCGACGTCATCATCAACCGCGACGGCAAGATGATGCGTCCGAAGCGCCTGCCTTCGAACCTCTACCAGTTCCGTCCCGGCACCGGTGCGGACCGCTGCGTGCTCGACTGCATCACCTCGCTGCAGAACGGCGCCGACCTGCTCTGGATCGAGACCGAGAAGCCGCATATCGAGCAGATCGCCAGCATGGTCGATCGCATCCGCAAGGTGGTGCCGAATGCCAAGCTCGCCTACAACAACTCGCCGTCGTTCAACTGGACGCTCAACTTCCGTTGGCAGGTCTACGACGCGATGAAGGAAGCGGGCCAGGACGTCAGCAAGTACAACCGTGCCGAGCTGATGAAGGCGGAGTACGACGATACGCCGCTGGGCAAGGAAGCTGACGAGCGCATCCGTACCTTCCAGGCGGATTCGGCCAAGCGCGCCGGCATCTTCCACCACCTGATCACGTTGCCGACCTACCACACGGCGGCGCTCTCGACCGACAATCTCGCTCGCGAGTATTTCGGCGAGCAGGGCATGCTGGGCTACGTCAAGAACGTCCAGCGCGCCGAGATCCGTCAGGGCATCGCCTGCGTGAAGCACCAGAACATGGCCGGCTCTGACATCGGCGACGACCACAAGGAGTACTTCGCCGGCGAGGCTGCCCTGAAGGCGGGCGGCGCCCACAACACGATGAACCAGTTCGGCTAACGCAGCACGCTATTGGACAGGAGACTGACAATGACCAAAGGCAGCAATTTCTGGGTGATCGGCGGCGAGTTCGGCTCGATGAACTTCCACAAGCTCGTGGAGGGCTCCGCCCAGGTCAAGGGTCCGTTCAAGACCCGCAAGGAAGCGGAGGACTGCTGGAAGGAAGTCTCGGAAGAGAGCCGCCACAAGGCCGGCGTCCGCTTCTCGATCGTGGAGGAGCCCTCGCGGGTCTCGGCCTGATCGCCCTCACTTAAGAAGACGTCCAAGGACGGATGGTCCCATCCAGGCTCTGCCTGGGTGGGATCGTCTGTTTTTGGCACAGGCGAAACGGCTGTGGGCGCCGTAAGTATCTGGAATTGTGGGTCTTTGCTGAGGGTGTGGTTGCTGATAGGTTAATGAGGATAAGTCGAGGACGAGGCCGACCATGTCAGAGCCCGAGACCAGCGGGACCCCTCCCGGCCAGCCGCGCCCGGTGCGGCTGCGCGATGCGCTGCTGCGTGCGCGGATCGAGGCCGCG from Bradyrhizobium sp. CCBAU 53351 includes the following:
- a CDS encoding antibiotic biosynthesis monooxygenase — encoded protein: MYAAIRQAKAKSGSAEELARRIKDGAVPIISDVDGFRAYYVVYAGDDTVTAISIFDKFEQAEEANRRAIAWIEKDLGPLLAGHASAAAGPVIVHTLA
- a CDS encoding isocitrate lyase — protein: MNYQPRGISTLQGPSSYQDEVKAAQALLETQPTWNGVSAEAVARMRLQNRFKTGLDVARYTAALMRADMAAYDKDPTKYTQSLGCWHGFIAQQKLISVKKHFGGKTDRTYLYLSGWMIAALRSEFGPLPDQSMHEKTSVPALIEELYTFLRQADSRELNDIFRLLDKARKEGDTTREKELIAKIDNFQTHVVPVIADIDAGFGNAEATYLLAKKMIEAGACALQIENQVSDEKQCGHQDGKVTVPHEVFLAKIRACRHAFLELGVEDGIVVTRTDSLGAGLTQQIAVSHKPGDLGDQYNSFLDCEEITAENARNGDVIINRDGKMMRPKRLPSNLYQFRPGTGADRCVLDCITSLQNGADLLWIETEKPHIEQIASMVDRIRKVVPNAKLAYNNSPSFNWTLNFRWQVYDAMKEAGQDVSKYNRAELMKAEYDDTPLGKEADERIRTFQADSAKRAGIFHHLITLPTYHTAALSTDNLAREYFGEQGMLGYVKNVQRAEIRQGIACVKHQNMAGSDIGDDHKEYFAGEAALKAGGAHNTMNQFG
- a CDS encoding short-chain fatty acyl-CoA regulator family protein, translated to MPASSGKKLFVGPRFRRIRQQLGLSQTQIAEGLGISPSYVNLIERNQRPVTAQILLRLAETYDLDLRDLATADEDRFFAELNEIFSDPLFRQIDVPKQELRDLAELCPGVTHALQRLYAAYTEARQGETLAAAQMADRDVGTRYEANPVERVRELIEANRNYFPELEQAAETLRDELNVPAEGLYAALAARLREKHSIQTRVMPVDVMRETLRRFDRHRRQLLISELVDPPGRAFQLAFQLGLGECAQALESIIGRAGPLDDAPRRLFRITLGNYFAAAVMMPYPAFLAAAEALNYDIHVLAQRFNSGFEQVCHRLTTLQRPNARGIPFFLLRVDNAGNVSKRFSSGTFPFSKFGGTCPLWNVHSTFDTPDRLLKQVIELSDGTRYFSIAQMVRRPVAPHPLPQPRFAIGLGCEIRHAARLTYAAGMDLEKTEGTPIGVNCRLCERENCAQRAEPPITRTLILDETTRRVSSFAFSNAREL